The Flavobacteriales bacterium genome has a segment encoding these proteins:
- a CDS encoding CBS domain-containing protein produces the protein MIAKDFISDELPTIGKTDSSTKVLSLMDDYKVSHLPLFDNGKYLGMLSESDVLDFSSDDEINITDLPLANQFIVEEQHFYEVVKQFADLKLTAIAVLNVNGAYTGTISSKAIIQGMTFLMGVNAGGGIILLEVPINDYSMIEIARIVESNGAQILSCYSTPISNTSELKVTLKVNVSDIEAILQTFYRLNFKVTASYNQSEHVSNIQERYASFMKYLEI, from the coding sequence ATGATCGCAAAAGATTTTATTTCCGACGAGTTACCTACGATAGGTAAAACAGATAGTTCTACTAAGGTATTATCCTTAATGGACGACTACAAAGTATCTCATCTTCCGCTATTTGACAATGGTAAATATTTAGGAATGCTATCCGAATCCGATGTCTTAGACTTTAGTAGCGATGATGAAATCAACATTACTGATCTTCCATTAGCAAATCAATTTATCGTTGAAGAGCAGCATTTTTATGAAGTTGTTAAGCAATTCGCGGATTTAAAACTTACAGCTATTGCAGTACTAAATGTAAATGGCGCCTATACTGGAACGATTTCAAGCAAGGCAATTATCCAAGGCATGACCTTTCTAATGGGTGTTAATGCTGGTGGTGGTATAATTTTATTGGAAGTCCCTATTAACGATTATTCCATGATAGAAATAGCACGTATTGTAGAGTCTAATGGGGCGCAAATTCTAAGTTGTTACTCCACTCCTATTTCGAACACATCTGAATTGAAGGTTACTCTTAAAGTTAATGTGAGCGACATTGAAGCTATCTTGCAAACTTTTTACAGGCTCAATTTTAAAGTTACAGCTTCCTATAACCAATCCGAACATGTGAGTAATATCCAAGAACGATATGCCTCATTCATGAAGTATCTAGAGATCTGA